A section of the Primulina eburnea isolate SZY01 chromosome 1, ASM2296580v1, whole genome shotgun sequence genome encodes:
- the LOC140836803 gene encoding cell division control protein 6 homolog B-like isoform X3 codes for MSTVASRRSLPAEDHLPEKGRGATPRKRRSRSDPDSVTPSRRKIPKSHGLCDACNSPDSPLRENLPRLPVRKRLFDNVVERPVWNPADVEQVRVVNEALHVSTAPKIAVCRENEQSMILDFCKKCVKQEKAGSMYISGCPGTGKSLSVEIVKETLVNWANEEQIQPPDILSMNCMFHAQTTEIFSKVLRKHCPQKETNFSKLPQQLLHDLYSQKLALDVKMILVIVDELDYLITQDRTMLQDLFMLTTLPFSRCILLGIANAIDLANRFMPKLQCLNCKPAVITFRSYYKDQIIKILKDRLRALPYTVFQPQAIELCAGRVAAASGDMRKALSICRSAIGMLEDEIRESIHSENLSSTGKNGNQQKSADFDWLTSQVNNLVRIDHVAASLSKTFKSPAVDTIRSLPQHQQIILCSAVKLFRAGKKDTTVGELNKFYRDVCKTTSIPPGIIELGQSREENKRRVALKVDSADIAFALRGIRFFRNCLQ; via the exons ATGTCAACTGTCGCCAGTCGCCGCTCATTGCCGGCGGAAGATCATTTGCCTGAGAAAGGACGAGGGGCCACGCCACGAAAACGCCGATCGAGATCCGATCCAGACAGCGTAACACCATCTAGAAGGAAGATTCCTAAGTCGCATGGCTTATGCGACGCGTGCAACAGCCCTGACAGTCCTCTGAGAGAGAAT TTACCAAGATTGCCCGTGAGAAAGAGATTATTTGATAATGTTGTTGAAAGGCCGGTCTGGAATCCAGCAG ATGTGGAGCAAGTGAGAGTGGTAAACGAGGCGCTGCACGTATCTACCGCTCCAAAGATTGCCGTGTGCCGTGAAAACGAGCAAAGCATGATTTTAGATTTTTGCAAGAAATGTGTAAAGCAGGAGAAGGCTGGGAGTATGTATATTTCTGGATGCCCTGGAACTGGAAAGTCTTTATCCGTAGAGATTGTTAAAGAGACCCTTGTTAATTGGGCAAATGAG GAACAAATACAGCCTCCAGATATTTTGTCAATGAATTGCATGTTTCATGCACAGACAACTGAAATTTTCAGCAAG GTTCTCAGAAAACATTGCCCACAGAAGGAGACAAATTTTTCTAAGTTACCTCAACAGCTTCTTCATGACTTGTATTCTCAAAAGTTGGCACTGGATGTGAAGATGAT ATTAGTGATTGTTGATGAATTGGATTATTTGATTACCCAAGACAGAACTATGCTTCAAGATCTTTTCATGCTAACAACATTGCCATTTTCCAGATGTATTTTGCTAG GCATCGCGAATGCTATTGACTTAGCAAACAGGTTTATGCCAAAACTTCAATGTTTGAACT GCAAACCTGCGGTAATAACATTCCGATCCTATTACAAGGATCAGATCATTAAGATTCTTAAAGACAGACTGAGG GCACTTCCTTATACCGTTTTCCAGCCACAAGCCATTGAACTCTGTGCTGGG AGAGTTGCTGCGGCATCTGGAGATATGAGGAAGGCTCTTTCTATTTGCAG GAGTGCTATTGGAATGCTAGAAGATGAgataagagaatctatccatagCGAGAATTTGTCATCAACTGGAAAGAATGGCAATCAACAGAAATCTGCTGATTTTGATTGGTTGACTAGTCAAGTAAATAATCTG GTGAGGATAGATCATGTTGCTGCATCATtatcaaaaacatttaaatcaccTGCAGTAGACACTATTCGATCTCTACCACAACATCAACAG ATCATACTTTGCTCCGCTGTGAAACTTTTCCGAGCAGGGAAGAAGGATACAACTGTTGGCGAG CTGAACAAATTTTACAGGGATGTGTGCAAAACAACCTCAATCCCACCG GGAATCATCGAACTAGGACAATCGcgagaagaaaacaaaagacGAGTAGCATTAAAAGTAGATTCAGCAGACATTGCTTTTGCTTTGCGG GGAATTCGCTTCTTTCGCAATTGTCTGCAGTAA
- the LOC140836835 gene encoding protein JOKA2-like encodes MEASSVVIKVKYGDILRRFNVKVVDGELDLSMGGLTEKIFSLFNFAPDTEIMLTYVDEDGDLVALVDDADLCDVVKQSLNPLRITVKINAEKNGTPFSLSTGTSTPLRSPRVKQSFQNPIAGVSEILKTVPEPLHETLVNLSTDLVSKVSSTAPGISPGATELINYFSKVGLSYLDQLAEFQTRVQPSAQSDVPENSPTIPESKDSDSSRVDPKMIVVPSVGKSKKQSFKSDEIPPKLHLEATAKNDEVKAQSSIGGTMYASSSKAPGTNAVAGPLNSKSTDIGQFESSAPENPNPRVVHLSVGKKEKAKMTNDCNLDEKSHLTFSHQPPVANTGTVGVSDPLKGNSLNGRTGCVFPIGFENPLDSLLSPTPGSSNKFPVSSFTYECPFSGIPVENVSAAPPQPVPLAVAFNRSRIQNDGCGTIFHRGVRCDGCGVHPITGPRFKSKIKVDYDLCSICFEAMGNDNDYFRLDYPAINRHWLSFKGFHDHHARGRCTASPQIKRGHKVKPGGSKLDSRFIQDVNIPDGTAIAPTIPFTKIWRMRNNGTLAWPQKTQLVWIGGDKLSNLLSVELEIPATGLAVDHELDVAMDFISPDLPGRYISYWRMASPSGQKFGQRVWVLIQVDATLKETPRVGVQGLNLNLPPVNSVLNGPEIINMDLTNLVEDSRQEPDNFNKMVEIVDPVFRMPLPNNEQEMKFPITDSLLVGNGASSSAFPTSTSETYPIIDLSEIASPAFSTPTPCVIYSSAPSGGNTVAYTEELPGKEEVENKLLRELEEMGFKQVDLNKEILRINEYDLEQAVDDLCEVAGWDPMLDELQEMGFYDMEMNKKLLKKNNGSIKRVVMDLIAGEEQQ; translated from the exons ATGGAGGCTTCTTCTGTGGTGATCAAG GTCAAATATGGTGATATTCTCAGACGTTTCAATGTCAAGGTTGTTGATGGGGAACTGGATCTTAGTATGGGTGGACTGACTGAGAAGATCTTTTCCCTCTTTAACTTTGCTCCTGACACTGAAATCATGCTTACTTATGTTGATGAAGATGGAGATTTGGTGGCTCTTGTTGATGATGCTGATCTCTGTGATGTGGTGAAGCAGTCCCTGAATCCATTGAGAATTACTGTTAAAATAAATGCTGAAAAGAATGGTACCCCGTTTTCTCTGTCAACTGGAACTTCTACTCCCTTGAGGTCCCCTCGAGTGAAACAATCATTTCAAAATCCTATTGCCGGAGTGTCTGAAATTCTGAAAACTGTCCCGGAGCCCTTACATGAGACACTTGTGAATCTCTCAACTGATTTGGTATCAAAAGTGTCGTCTACTGCTCCAGGTATATCTCCAGGTGCTACAGAGCTTATTAATTACTTCTCCAAAGTGGGCTTGTCGTACTTAGACCAGCTTGCAGAATTCCAAACTAGAGTGCAGCCTAGCGCACAGAGTGATGTCCCTGAAAATAGTCCCACTATACCTGAATCTAAAGACTCAGATTCCTCTCGGGTTGATCCTAAAATGATTGTGGTCCCATCAGTCGGGAAATCTAAAAAACAATCCTTCAAGAGTGACGAGATTCCACCAAAGCTTCATCTCGAAGCAACTGCGAAGAATGACGAGGTTAAAGCTCAAAGTTCAATTGGAGGAACCATGTATGCATCATCTTCTAAGGCGCCTGGCACTAATGCTGTGGCTGGGCCACTCAACTCAAAGAGTACTGACATTGGGCAGTTTGAAAGTTCAGCACCTGAAAATCCTAATCCAAGGGTTGTACATCTTAGTGTCGGTAAGAAAGAGAAGGCCAAGATGACAAATGACTGTAATCTTGATGAGAAGTCGCATTTAACCTTTTCTCATCAGCCACCTGTTGCAAACACTGGGACTGTTGGTGTTTCTGATCCTTTGAAGGGAAACTCTCTAAATGGAAGAACCGGATGTGTATTCCCTATTGGTTTTGAGAATCCTCTGGATTCACTTCTGTCCCCTACTCCTGGAAGTTCTAATAAATTTCCAGTCTCAAGTTTCACTTACGAGTGCCCATTTTCCGGAATACCAGTGGAAAATGTCTCAGCTGCTCCACCACAACCTGTTCCTCTGGCAGTCGCATTTAACAGGAGTAGAATTCAAAATGATGGTTGTGGGACTATCTTCCATCGGGGTGTTCGTTGTGATGGTTGTGGAGTGCATCCTATAACTGGTCCGAGGTTCAAGTCTAAAAT AAAGGTGGACTATGATTTGTGCAGTATCTGCTTTGAAGCAATGGGAAATGACAATGACTATTTCAGATTAGATTACCCAGCAATTAATAGACACTGGTTGTCCTTCAAGGGATTTCATGATCAT CATGCCAGGGGACGGTGTACGGCTTCACCACAAATCAAAAGGGGTCATAAAGTTAAACCAGGTGGATCCAAGCTAGACAGTCGCTTCATCCAGGATGTCAATATACCAGATGGTACTGCTATAGCGCCTACAATTCCATTTACAAAGATTTGGAGAATGAGGAACAATGGCACACTTGCATGGCCCCAGAAAACACAACTTGTTTGGATAGGTGGAGATAAATTGAGCAATTTATTGTCAGTTGAACTTGAG ATTCCTGCAACTGGTTTAGCTGTTGACCACGAACTTGATGttgctatggattttatttCTCCTGATCTTCCAGGCCGTTATATCTCTTACTGGAGAATGGCTTCACCTTCTGGCCAAAAGTTTGGGCAACGTGTTTGGGTTCTTATCCAG GTTGATGCTACTTTAAAAGAGACGCCACGTGTTGGTGTTCAGGGTTTGAACCTAAATTTACCCCCTGTGAACAGTGTCTTGAATGGTCCTGAAATTATTAATATGGACTTGACTAACCTGGTGGAAGATAGCCGCCAGGAGCCTGATAACTTCAACAAGATGGTGGAAATAGTTGATCCAGTATTTCGTATGCCACTGCCAAACAATGAACAGGAGATGAAGTTTCCCATCACTGATAGCTTACTTGTAGGAAATGGTGCGTCAAGCTCTGCTTTTCCTACCTCAACTTCTGAAACATATCCTATCATCGATCTGTCTGAGATAGCATCACCAGCATTCTCTACTCCTACACCATGTGTCATTTATTCTTCGGCACCATCTGGTGGGAACACAGTGGCATATACAGAAGAGCTTCCGGGAAAGGAAGAAGTAGAGAATAAACTTCTGAGGGAACTTGAGGAGATGGGCTTCAAACAGGTTGATTTAAACAAGGAGATCCTGAGAATTAATGAGTATGATCTGGAGCAAGCTGTGGATGATCTCTGTGAAGTTGCTGGGTGGGATCCTAT
- the LOC140836803 gene encoding cell division control protein 6 homolog B-like isoform X1, whose translation MSTVASRRSLPAEDHLPEKGRGATPRKRRSRSDPDSVTPSRRKIPKSHGLCDACNSPDSPLRENLPRLPVRKRLFDNVVERPVWNPADVEQVRVVNEALHVSTAPKIAVCRENEQSMILDFCKKCVKQEKAGSMYISGCPGTGKSLSVEIVKETLVNWANEEQIQPPDILSMNCMFHAQTTEIFSKVLRKHCPQKETNFSKLPQQLLHDLYSQKLALDVKMILVIVDELDYLITQDRTMLQDLFMLTTLPFSRCILLGIANAIDLANRFMPKLQCLNCKPAVITFRSYYKDQIIKILKDRLRALPYTVFQPQAIELCAGRVAAASGDMRKALSICRSAIGMLEDEIRESIHSENLSSTGKNGNQQKSADFDWLTSQVNNLVRIDHVAASLSKTFKSPAVDTIRSLPQHQQIILCSAVKLFRAGKKDTTVGELNKFYRDVCKTTSIPPVSIMELSKIGRLHELMSTNLFSGNHRTRTIARRKQKTSSIKSRFSRHCFCFAGNSLLSQLSAVNFQEA comes from the exons ATGTCAACTGTCGCCAGTCGCCGCTCATTGCCGGCGGAAGATCATTTGCCTGAGAAAGGACGAGGGGCCACGCCACGAAAACGCCGATCGAGATCCGATCCAGACAGCGTAACACCATCTAGAAGGAAGATTCCTAAGTCGCATGGCTTATGCGACGCGTGCAACAGCCCTGACAGTCCTCTGAGAGAGAAT TTACCAAGATTGCCCGTGAGAAAGAGATTATTTGATAATGTTGTTGAAAGGCCGGTCTGGAATCCAGCAG ATGTGGAGCAAGTGAGAGTGGTAAACGAGGCGCTGCACGTATCTACCGCTCCAAAGATTGCCGTGTGCCGTGAAAACGAGCAAAGCATGATTTTAGATTTTTGCAAGAAATGTGTAAAGCAGGAGAAGGCTGGGAGTATGTATATTTCTGGATGCCCTGGAACTGGAAAGTCTTTATCCGTAGAGATTGTTAAAGAGACCCTTGTTAATTGGGCAAATGAG GAACAAATACAGCCTCCAGATATTTTGTCAATGAATTGCATGTTTCATGCACAGACAACTGAAATTTTCAGCAAG GTTCTCAGAAAACATTGCCCACAGAAGGAGACAAATTTTTCTAAGTTACCTCAACAGCTTCTTCATGACTTGTATTCTCAAAAGTTGGCACTGGATGTGAAGATGAT ATTAGTGATTGTTGATGAATTGGATTATTTGATTACCCAAGACAGAACTATGCTTCAAGATCTTTTCATGCTAACAACATTGCCATTTTCCAGATGTATTTTGCTAG GCATCGCGAATGCTATTGACTTAGCAAACAGGTTTATGCCAAAACTTCAATGTTTGAACT GCAAACCTGCGGTAATAACATTCCGATCCTATTACAAGGATCAGATCATTAAGATTCTTAAAGACAGACTGAGG GCACTTCCTTATACCGTTTTCCAGCCACAAGCCATTGAACTCTGTGCTGGG AGAGTTGCTGCGGCATCTGGAGATATGAGGAAGGCTCTTTCTATTTGCAG GAGTGCTATTGGAATGCTAGAAGATGAgataagagaatctatccatagCGAGAATTTGTCATCAACTGGAAAGAATGGCAATCAACAGAAATCTGCTGATTTTGATTGGTTGACTAGTCAAGTAAATAATCTG GTGAGGATAGATCATGTTGCTGCATCATtatcaaaaacatttaaatcaccTGCAGTAGACACTATTCGATCTCTACCACAACATCAACAG ATCATACTTTGCTCCGCTGTGAAACTTTTCCGAGCAGGGAAGAAGGATACAACTGTTGGCGAG CTGAACAAATTTTACAGGGATGTGTGCAAAACAACCTCAATCCCACCGGTGAGCATTATGGAACTTTCAA AAATTGGAAGACTGCATGAGCTTATGAGCACGAACCTATTTTCAGGGAATCATCGAACTAGGACAATCGcgagaagaaaacaaaagacGAGTAGCATTAAAAGTAGATTCAGCAGACATTGCTTTTGCTTTGCGG GGAATTCGCTTCTTTCGCAATTGTCTGCAGTAAACTTTCAAGAAGCATGA
- the LOC140836803 gene encoding cell division control protein 6 homolog B-like isoform X5 has protein sequence MSTVASRRSLPAEDHLPEKGRGATPRKRRSRSDPDSVTPSRRKIPKSHGLCDACNSPDSPLRENLPRLPVRKRLFDNVVERPVWNPADVEQVRVVNEALHVSTAPKIAVCRENEQSMILDFCKKCVKQEKAGSMYISGCPGTGKSLSVEIVKETLVNWANEEQIQPPDILSMNCMFHAQTTEIFSKVLRKHCPQKETNFSKLPQQLLHDLYSQKLALDVKMILVIVDELDYLITQDRTMLQDLFMLTTLPFSRCILLGIANAIDLANRFMPKLQCLNCKPAVITFRSYYKDQIIKILKDRLRALPYTVFQPQAIELCAGRVAAASGDMRKALSICRSAIGMLEDEIRESIHSENLSSTGKNGNQQKSADFDWLTSQVNNLVRIDHVAASLSKTFKSPAVDTIRSLPQHQQIILCSAVKLFRAGKKDTTVGELNKFYRDVCKTTSIPPKLEDCMSL, from the exons ATGTCAACTGTCGCCAGTCGCCGCTCATTGCCGGCGGAAGATCATTTGCCTGAGAAAGGACGAGGGGCCACGCCACGAAAACGCCGATCGAGATCCGATCCAGACAGCGTAACACCATCTAGAAGGAAGATTCCTAAGTCGCATGGCTTATGCGACGCGTGCAACAGCCCTGACAGTCCTCTGAGAGAGAAT TTACCAAGATTGCCCGTGAGAAAGAGATTATTTGATAATGTTGTTGAAAGGCCGGTCTGGAATCCAGCAG ATGTGGAGCAAGTGAGAGTGGTAAACGAGGCGCTGCACGTATCTACCGCTCCAAAGATTGCCGTGTGCCGTGAAAACGAGCAAAGCATGATTTTAGATTTTTGCAAGAAATGTGTAAAGCAGGAGAAGGCTGGGAGTATGTATATTTCTGGATGCCCTGGAACTGGAAAGTCTTTATCCGTAGAGATTGTTAAAGAGACCCTTGTTAATTGGGCAAATGAG GAACAAATACAGCCTCCAGATATTTTGTCAATGAATTGCATGTTTCATGCACAGACAACTGAAATTTTCAGCAAG GTTCTCAGAAAACATTGCCCACAGAAGGAGACAAATTTTTCTAAGTTACCTCAACAGCTTCTTCATGACTTGTATTCTCAAAAGTTGGCACTGGATGTGAAGATGAT ATTAGTGATTGTTGATGAATTGGATTATTTGATTACCCAAGACAGAACTATGCTTCAAGATCTTTTCATGCTAACAACATTGCCATTTTCCAGATGTATTTTGCTAG GCATCGCGAATGCTATTGACTTAGCAAACAGGTTTATGCCAAAACTTCAATGTTTGAACT GCAAACCTGCGGTAATAACATTCCGATCCTATTACAAGGATCAGATCATTAAGATTCTTAAAGACAGACTGAGG GCACTTCCTTATACCGTTTTCCAGCCACAAGCCATTGAACTCTGTGCTGGG AGAGTTGCTGCGGCATCTGGAGATATGAGGAAGGCTCTTTCTATTTGCAG GAGTGCTATTGGAATGCTAGAAGATGAgataagagaatctatccatagCGAGAATTTGTCATCAACTGGAAAGAATGGCAATCAACAGAAATCTGCTGATTTTGATTGGTTGACTAGTCAAGTAAATAATCTG GTGAGGATAGATCATGTTGCTGCATCATtatcaaaaacatttaaatcaccTGCAGTAGACACTATTCGATCTCTACCACAACATCAACAG ATCATACTTTGCTCCGCTGTGAAACTTTTCCGAGCAGGGAAGAAGGATACAACTGTTGGCGAG CTGAACAAATTTTACAGGGATGTGTGCAAAACAACCTCAATCCCACCG AAATTGGAAGACTGCATGAGCTTATGA
- the LOC140836803 gene encoding cell division control protein 6 homolog B-like isoform X4 — MSTVASRRSLPAEDHLPEKGRGATPRKRRSRSDPDSVTPSRRKIPKSHGLCDACNSPDSPLRENLPRLPVRKRLFDNVVERPVWNPADVEQVRVVNEALHVSTAPKIAVCRENEQSMILDFCKKCVKQEKAGSMYISGCPGTGKSLSVEIVKETLVNWANEEQIQPPDILSMNCMFHAQTTEIFSKVLRKHCPQKETNFSKLPQQLLHDLYSQKLALDVKMILVIVDELDYLITQDRTMLQDLFMLTTLPFSRCILLGIANAIDLANRFMPKLQCLNCKPAVITFRSYYKDQIIKILKDRLRALPYTVFQPQAIELCAGRVAAASGDMRKALSICRSAIGMLEDEIRESIHSENLSSTGKNGNQQKSADFDWLTSQVNNLVRIDHVAASLSKTFKSPAVDTIRSLPQHQQIILCSAVKLFRAGKKDTTVGELNKFYRDVCKTTSIPPVSIMELSSMCRVLGDQKLEDCMSL; from the exons ATGTCAACTGTCGCCAGTCGCCGCTCATTGCCGGCGGAAGATCATTTGCCTGAGAAAGGACGAGGGGCCACGCCACGAAAACGCCGATCGAGATCCGATCCAGACAGCGTAACACCATCTAGAAGGAAGATTCCTAAGTCGCATGGCTTATGCGACGCGTGCAACAGCCCTGACAGTCCTCTGAGAGAGAAT TTACCAAGATTGCCCGTGAGAAAGAGATTATTTGATAATGTTGTTGAAAGGCCGGTCTGGAATCCAGCAG ATGTGGAGCAAGTGAGAGTGGTAAACGAGGCGCTGCACGTATCTACCGCTCCAAAGATTGCCGTGTGCCGTGAAAACGAGCAAAGCATGATTTTAGATTTTTGCAAGAAATGTGTAAAGCAGGAGAAGGCTGGGAGTATGTATATTTCTGGATGCCCTGGAACTGGAAAGTCTTTATCCGTAGAGATTGTTAAAGAGACCCTTGTTAATTGGGCAAATGAG GAACAAATACAGCCTCCAGATATTTTGTCAATGAATTGCATGTTTCATGCACAGACAACTGAAATTTTCAGCAAG GTTCTCAGAAAACATTGCCCACAGAAGGAGACAAATTTTTCTAAGTTACCTCAACAGCTTCTTCATGACTTGTATTCTCAAAAGTTGGCACTGGATGTGAAGATGAT ATTAGTGATTGTTGATGAATTGGATTATTTGATTACCCAAGACAGAACTATGCTTCAAGATCTTTTCATGCTAACAACATTGCCATTTTCCAGATGTATTTTGCTAG GCATCGCGAATGCTATTGACTTAGCAAACAGGTTTATGCCAAAACTTCAATGTTTGAACT GCAAACCTGCGGTAATAACATTCCGATCCTATTACAAGGATCAGATCATTAAGATTCTTAAAGACAGACTGAGG GCACTTCCTTATACCGTTTTCCAGCCACAAGCCATTGAACTCTGTGCTGGG AGAGTTGCTGCGGCATCTGGAGATATGAGGAAGGCTCTTTCTATTTGCAG GAGTGCTATTGGAATGCTAGAAGATGAgataagagaatctatccatagCGAGAATTTGTCATCAACTGGAAAGAATGGCAATCAACAGAAATCTGCTGATTTTGATTGGTTGACTAGTCAAGTAAATAATCTG GTGAGGATAGATCATGTTGCTGCATCATtatcaaaaacatttaaatcaccTGCAGTAGACACTATTCGATCTCTACCACAACATCAACAG ATCATACTTTGCTCCGCTGTGAAACTTTTCCGAGCAGGGAAGAAGGATACAACTGTTGGCGAG CTGAACAAATTTTACAGGGATGTGTGCAAAACAACCTCAATCCCACCGGTGAGCATTATGGAACTTTCAAGTATGTGTAGAGTGTTGGGTGATCAG AAATTGGAAGACTGCATGAGCTTATGA
- the LOC140836803 gene encoding cell division control protein 6 homolog B-like isoform X2, with amino-acid sequence MSTVASRRSLPAEDHLPEKGRGATPRKRRSRSDPDSVTPSRRKIPKSHGLCDACNSPDSPLRENLPRLPVRKRLFDNVVERPVWNPADVEQVRVVNEALHVSTAPKIAVCRENEQSMILDFCKKCVKQEKAGSMYISGCPGTGKSLSVEIVKETLVNWANEEQIQPPDILSMNCMFHAQTTEIFSKVLRKHCPQKETNFSKLPQQLLHDLYSQKLALDVKMILVIVDELDYLITQDRTMLQDLFMLTTLPFSRCILLGIANAIDLANRFMPKLQCLNCKPAVITFRSYYKDQIIKILKDRLRALPYTVFQPQAIELCAGRVAAASGDMRKALSICRSAIGMLEDEIRESIHSENLSSTGKNGNQQKSADFDWLTSQVNNLVRIDHVAASLSKTFKSPAVDTIRSLPQHQQIILCSAVKLFRAGKKDTTVGELNKFYRDVCKTTSIPPVSIMELSSMCRVLGDQGIIELGQSREENKRRVALKVDSADIAFALRGIRFFRNCLQ; translated from the exons ATGTCAACTGTCGCCAGTCGCCGCTCATTGCCGGCGGAAGATCATTTGCCTGAGAAAGGACGAGGGGCCACGCCACGAAAACGCCGATCGAGATCCGATCCAGACAGCGTAACACCATCTAGAAGGAAGATTCCTAAGTCGCATGGCTTATGCGACGCGTGCAACAGCCCTGACAGTCCTCTGAGAGAGAAT TTACCAAGATTGCCCGTGAGAAAGAGATTATTTGATAATGTTGTTGAAAGGCCGGTCTGGAATCCAGCAG ATGTGGAGCAAGTGAGAGTGGTAAACGAGGCGCTGCACGTATCTACCGCTCCAAAGATTGCCGTGTGCCGTGAAAACGAGCAAAGCATGATTTTAGATTTTTGCAAGAAATGTGTAAAGCAGGAGAAGGCTGGGAGTATGTATATTTCTGGATGCCCTGGAACTGGAAAGTCTTTATCCGTAGAGATTGTTAAAGAGACCCTTGTTAATTGGGCAAATGAG GAACAAATACAGCCTCCAGATATTTTGTCAATGAATTGCATGTTTCATGCACAGACAACTGAAATTTTCAGCAAG GTTCTCAGAAAACATTGCCCACAGAAGGAGACAAATTTTTCTAAGTTACCTCAACAGCTTCTTCATGACTTGTATTCTCAAAAGTTGGCACTGGATGTGAAGATGAT ATTAGTGATTGTTGATGAATTGGATTATTTGATTACCCAAGACAGAACTATGCTTCAAGATCTTTTCATGCTAACAACATTGCCATTTTCCAGATGTATTTTGCTAG GCATCGCGAATGCTATTGACTTAGCAAACAGGTTTATGCCAAAACTTCAATGTTTGAACT GCAAACCTGCGGTAATAACATTCCGATCCTATTACAAGGATCAGATCATTAAGATTCTTAAAGACAGACTGAGG GCACTTCCTTATACCGTTTTCCAGCCACAAGCCATTGAACTCTGTGCTGGG AGAGTTGCTGCGGCATCTGGAGATATGAGGAAGGCTCTTTCTATTTGCAG GAGTGCTATTGGAATGCTAGAAGATGAgataagagaatctatccatagCGAGAATTTGTCATCAACTGGAAAGAATGGCAATCAACAGAAATCTGCTGATTTTGATTGGTTGACTAGTCAAGTAAATAATCTG GTGAGGATAGATCATGTTGCTGCATCATtatcaaaaacatttaaatcaccTGCAGTAGACACTATTCGATCTCTACCACAACATCAACAG ATCATACTTTGCTCCGCTGTGAAACTTTTCCGAGCAGGGAAGAAGGATACAACTGTTGGCGAG CTGAACAAATTTTACAGGGATGTGTGCAAAACAACCTCAATCCCACCGGTGAGCATTATGGAACTTTCAAGTATGTGTAGAGTGTTGGGTGATCAG GGAATCATCGAACTAGGACAATCGcgagaagaaaacaaaagacGAGTAGCATTAAAAGTAGATTCAGCAGACATTGCTTTTGCTTTGCGG GGAATTCGCTTCTTTCGCAATTGTCTGCAGTAA